AGATAAAGACAGCAGATCCAAATTGCATTACCCAAAGCACACTTTGTACAGCCTCAGCATTCACACCCAGTTGAATTATGCTCGGTAAGCCATAGCGAATACTGCCATAGATCAGTGTTAATATACTCAAAGCATATACCGCAAGTAGTACCCACAAGGGAATGAGATAGTTCCTTTTGTGAGTGTTCCATTCTTTTATGATTAACGCTTTAAACTGCTGCATGGTTACCTCCTACCACTTCCATAAATATATCTGAGATCGATGGCCTGTTGTAGATTGCGCCCTCAATCTCGATATCAGATGGTAATACTGCACTCACAAATCCTAAAGTGTTGTTTATCTCTCTGGCTCCGCTGTCCACGAGGCTCTGCCTTTTGTCTGATGATACCGTTACTACGCTATAACGTGATTTCAAGCTTTCCACTTCTTCATTCAGCACCATTTTGCCATTATCGATAAAGATGATCTCCTGCAGCATATCCTCAATCTCTTCAACCTGGTGTGTAGAGATAAAGATGGTTCGCTGCTCATCAAAGAACTCTCCCAGTATGATATTGAAGAATTCCTTTCTGAAAGCAATGTCCAATCCCAACGTAGGTTCATCAAGTAGCAGATATCTTACGTCCAATGAAATGGTCAACAGCAGATATAGCTTGGTTTTCATTCCCTTGGAGAGCTTTCCTACTTTTTTGTTCAGGGGCAAATTCGCCCGGGCAAAGAGCCTGCCACTTCTTTCTTCATTGAAGAGAGGATTCATATGCCTTACATAATCTATGGTCTGACCAACCGTTAATCTATCGTCCAAACCGCTGACATCCGGGATGAAAGCCACCTGTTCAAACACGCGGTGATCTCTGTGTTGTAGGTTGAAGCCGTCAAGGCTCACCGTTCCTTCATGATCCAGGAATCCCAACATACAGCGCATTAAGGTAGATTTCCCCGCTCCGTTTTTGCCCAAAAGTCCCACAATCTTTCCCCAAGGCAAAGTGAAGGACACGTTATCCAAAGCCTTGAATTTACCAAAGCTCTTGCCTAGATTCTTCACCTGATATGGAATCGGGTGGTTCTCAAATGTCTTTTCGTAAACCGTCATTTCTCTTCTCCATACACACTATGTACTTTGCTGATTACTTCTTCTTTGGGAATCTCATAGTTTTTTGCCAAACGTAGAGAGGGTTCCAAGCTTTCTTGAATAAAAGAATTCTTCCGGCTCGCAATGATCTTCGCTCTGGCACCCGGAGACACGAAAATCCCTATTCCTCGTTTGTGATACAATATCCCTTCTTCTACCAATGCATTTACTGCATTCCCCGCTGTTATGGGATTAATCCGGTACTCAGCGGCCATTTCACGGAGCGATTTCAACCGGTCTTCCTCAATTAATGCCCGTGCAAGTATCTGTTCTTCGATCTGTTGCCTTAGCTGGAGGTAGATCGGGATGTCGTCTTTAAAGGCTTTCATCGCTTCCTCACATATTTTATTTCACCTAGCGCCTTAGTGATGTAGCCAACTATATCACTCCATGTCTCATGTCA
This region of Candidatus Cloacimonadota bacterium genomic DNA includes:
- a CDS encoding GntR family transcriptional regulator; amino-acid sequence: MKAFKDDIPIYLQLRQQIEEQILARALIEEDRLKSLREMAAEYRINPITAGNAVNALVEEGILYHKRGIGIFVSPGARAKIIASRKNSFIQESLEPSLRLAKNYEIPKEEVISKVHSVYGEEK
- a CDS encoding ABC transporter ATP-binding protein gives rise to the protein MTVYEKTFENHPIPYQVKNLGKSFGKFKALDNVSFTLPWGKIVGLLGKNGAGKSTLMRCMLGFLDHEGTVSLDGFNLQHRDHRVFEQVAFIPDVSGLDDRLTVGQTIDYVRHMNPLFNEERSGRLFARANLPLNKKVGKLSKGMKTKLYLLLTISLDVRYLLLDEPTLGLDIAFRKEFFNIILGEFFDEQRTIFISTHQVEEIEDMLQEIIFIDNGKMVLNEEVESLKSRYSVVTVSSDKRQSLVDSGAREINNTLGFVSAVLPSDIEIEGAIYNRPSISDIFMEVVGGNHAAV